TCAACAAGGCTCGAAACAAGTCAGAATATCTTAAAACAATAAAAATtatttggatgcatttgctgggTAAGCTAAGTCAACTCAAAACAAGTAAATGCATTTTCTTGGTGAGCGGGATTAACTCAAAACAAGCAATTATTTTATAATACAAAAAAATCTAGGTaacatttacattgtttgcagTGTATGGAGAGTGTTGGTTCAACACAAACACTTATGCACATATAGCATAGGCCAGCTTAACATCTATTAGCTGGTAATGACAGTGGTCAATCTGAGCTGATTAGTAATTATAAAGCCAACATGACATTAGGAAAATGACATGACTATGACTTAAAGTAACAAGTCAAGCAATGTAAGGACCTCAATGACCTATTGGCTGGTCTGCCACTTGTGGTTTTTGAGTTTACAATCTGATATTTCTATGACATGCATAATAGTATTTCATTACGAAGGTAATAATAACTTAGAGAAAGAGTTTCCTCTACATGTTAGGGCCCATTGAACAAACGAAATTCAATGACTTGGAACAGAATGACAGTAAGAACTATGATTTCATTTTAATCCCCCACACAACAGTTATTGCTGTTTCATAGAGTTTAGAGGCTGTGTTGTACTCTGTGGTCATGTGACAAGTGCGAGAGGAAACAGGCGTCACCCCTGTGTGGGAGATTGTCAGAAAGAGAGATGtacagaggagaaagggggagagaggtaagGATTATTTGGTTTATTTAGGGGCTTGTTACAGTAGAGTAACGTCAGTAAAGGGATGAAAGGTGTAGATCAGGACAGAGACCGACAGGTTTTATGAGAGCAGAGAGATCAAGTCAGATTTAGAGTTTGGGGTACATAGGCAAGGCATGACAAACATTGCAGTTATAACACATTGAGACAAGGAGACCGAATTGAACAATAATAGAGGCCATTTTGGGGTTCAGGGATAAGGGTATAGGGACCAAGGGCAGAGTttagtgtttatttttgttttttttggggTGGGGACAGGTGGAACGAGCAGCATTGTCTTGATGAGTACAGCATTGCTGTCAGGAGTCATAGAACGAACAACCACAGAGATGGGGAACACATGGATTATAGGAGTCATCTCTCTCCTGGCTGTTTCTGCTACCTGGAGTTTGGAAACCGGTTTGGGCATCTCATTACTTCATTTTGTTTATCCGTCTGGTTTTGGTTTCTGTTGAATACCGCGTTAAGTGTTAAATTATTCATAAAACATTCAAAGCATTACTATAGCTTAAATATGATTTGATGAAATATCATACAGTCAAAATTTAATGACTGAATAATATTGCTGAAAACTATGCTCTGACTAGGGAGACCCTTGCTTTCAATTGTAGACTGTGTGGGCTGCTTGTAGAATCCCCTAGGGCTGAAGATTACTGTGACATGAATTGAGAATTCTGCTCTGATTATTATTTTGAGGTCAAACTAAAACCAAGTCAGTGGAACAGATTTGAATGATTATTAAAAAAATCTAATGGAacctttaacatttttttttccaTTTGATTCTACCAATGGAAGGAAAATGCAGAGTGCCACATAGTAAAGACTAGAGTATGTGGGTGGTGgcatgctttacagagaaaggaACGCATGTTTTTTCCTGTGTTTGAGAGGAGATTGAGACAATGATACAGCTTTTCTCCGTGATGGGGGACTCTGAGGAGGAAGTGAAATTACTAGTCAGGCACTGTATGGGGGTCGTGTGGCTTTCTGTAACCACCATAGAGGTTACACCTGTCAAAAGTAAACAGACAATAATATAAGAGCACTCTGTGACCCAGAAGAAAACACTTCAGAAAGTTCAGTAACCTAACAGTCAACCTTCCATGATATCATGTCTTAGGTATGACACTGGGGGTTGTTTAAGGAGTGGAAAGTATGTTATAAGCATACTTATGTGTATTGGacgctagatactgtatgtaatatTTAATTTCCTCACAAAAACAAAAATCTAAAATACTTTAACTAACAAACTAATGAACTTTTCAATAATGGCCGAAATACTATCACTGGAGACATTTATGTAAAGTCAATAATTAAGTCAACCTACTTCCCTTACTCAACACTTTTTCTGATGCTGAGCCTTATAATCAACTGTTTCGATTCACTCTTCTATCAGTCCCATGCTTCAATGATTGCTGGATTGTTGATTGTTCTTACACCTGATGAAATGCCTAACTGTGTATGCTAATGACTGCCACAACATTTTCCTGACATGCTACTGTATACCACTAACATGCACTTTGATTCGTCTCTCAGGACATAACAACCACATTTCCGTGACCTCTCACACTACCCCTCCTTCCACTTCAATTACATCTACAGAACTTCGACTGCATGGTAAAAACCATTATGTTTAACCAAACCTTCACTGCTGCCACTCTATTAACCTAAACTGGCATGGGGTCACATTCTTGTTCAGAGAGGAATGGAACTTTATTTTCAGAAGAGGAGAAAAAGGAAATGATCTGTAttagtttcctgttcctgggacGAGACCGGTTAGTCTGCATGACTCTCAGAGATAAGGCTTTAGACCGGCATAGCCCTATCAAGCTTCTCAATATACTGTAGACCAGTCTTGTACATTTTTACAGTGGTATCAAAATGTGATTTTCAGATACCATAGAATTAATTTTCATTTATGCATATAGTCATCTTTTTTATTGATTTTGTATTCAATCTTAAGTCTTTTAACATCATTTCCCCAGTTGCCAGAAGTGAACATTTTCATCTAGGCCATGAGGTCATCTTAACATGCTGCAATAAGACTTGGAGTGAAATGATCTACACCATTTGGAAAATAGACCGGGGTGGAACAGTGTGTCAAATATCATCAGGTGTTAATGACCAACCTCTTGACTCATGCAATGATGGAAAAGTCATGCTAAACACAACCAGTGGTGAATCTTACCTACACATTCCTGAGTTCTCAATCAGTGATGAGGGATTCTACTACTGTGAGTCAGTATACAGAGGAGGGAGCAACTCTGCAAACATTAAGGTATCAGTTATAGGTAAGAAACTGTTTTTTCTATGCATTAATCTGTAGCCTACATTTTAGGATTATGTGATGTAAGTCATATTTTTATTCCAAATTAGTGTAgcctgtgttgtgtagtgtaggcCTATACAGTAGGGCTGATTCTTCCCGCCTTCCTACCCCCTCCCCTGTGTGAAGAGTAGCTCCTCCCACAGTGTCTGCCTCGCTGGAGTGGGAGGGCCGTAGGAGGGTGGCTGTGTGTTTAGCTGAAGGGGGGAAAccagctgcctccatctcctggAGGAACCGATGGAACTCTACTTCAACCATAGCCAGCACTATAGAGACCAAACAGAACCAAGACGGCTCCTACTCTGTGGAGAGACGGTTGGTCCTGCCTGATGTCATCCCTATGGGCAACCTGACCTGTGATGTCAGACATCCCTCCTGGGTTGAGGTGCATACTGTGACACTACAGATCCCCGAAGGTAGAGACTGCTATTGTGAACCACATTGTTTGGGTCTATAAAATGCAGGTTGGGCGGAAGGATACTGTATGACTAATATATCACTCTTTTAGAATAGGAGTGAACATCATAGCTTTTTTTAGTCAGAAATATCAGATTATTATTTTGAGGCATTATGAGGTATGGGAGTTGGGAGGGATAAATAACCCCAATTCTCAAACGTCTATTAGAGGACGTTGCTGCATTGGCATATTATTTGAAATTAATGCATTGTGAATTTTACTGTGAACATGACTTAGAAGTGA
The Salvelinus fontinalis isolate EN_2023a chromosome 23, ASM2944872v1, whole genome shotgun sequence genome window above contains:
- the LOC129821036 gene encoding cell surface glycoprotein CD200 receptor 1-A-like, producing MSTALLSGVIERTTTEMGNTWIIGVISLLAVSATWSLETGHNNHISVTSHTTPPSTSITSTELRLHVARSEHFHLGHEVILTCCNKTWSEMIYTIWKIDRGGTVCQISSGVNDQPLDSCNDGKVMLNTTSGESYLHIPEFSISDEGFYYCESVYRGGSNSANIKVSVIAPPTVSASLEWEGRRRVAVCLAEGGKPAASISWRNRWNSTSTIASTIETKQNQDGSYSVERRLVLPDVIPMGNLTCDVRHPSWVEVHTVTLQIPEGESIPWLHVIIFVVTISVIMATLGGLYFTRKHLCRISPATPSESKAPQDYVEEVEPYASYVQRVNSIYNSSADLFT